In Bubalus bubalis isolate 160015118507 breed Murrah chromosome 3, NDDB_SH_1, whole genome shotgun sequence, a genomic segment contains:
- the SMIM5 gene encoding small integral membrane protein 5 produces the protein MAASKLMQEIHSIGDRLLLKLQRLPQAEPVEILAFSVLVVFTATVVLLLLIACGFCCCQYCWPRRRGRRTQVGPMTPP, from the exons ATGGCAGCCAGCAAGCTCATGCAGGAGATACACTCCATTGGGGACAGGCTGCTGCTCAAGCTGCAGAGGCTACCGCAGGCTGAGCCTGTGGAGATCCTGGCCTTCTCCGTCCTGGTGGTTTTTACAG CCACCGtagtgctgctgctactgattGCCTGCGGCTTCTGCTGCTGTCAGTACTGCTGGCCCAGGCGGAGAGGCAGGAGGACCCAGGTGGGACCCATGACCCCACCCTGA